A DNA window from Coleofasciculus sp. FACHB-T130 contains the following coding sequences:
- a CDS encoding helix-turn-helix domain-containing protein has product MTDLASKDSPDLLSVAQTALLLCVTRQRVHDLIKNGQIVAHKLGRYYYIEAAEVERYKNQPMGKPYQPRSTTSEPNSIDKGQ; this is encoded by the coding sequence ATGACAGACCTTGCTTCAAAGGACAGCCCTGACTTACTTTCTGTAGCTCAAACAGCTTTGCTGCTATGCGTAACTCGTCAGCGAGTTCACGACCTGATTAAGAATGGTCAGATTGTAGCTCACAAACTTGGGCGTTACTACTACATAGAAGCTGCTGAAGTAGAGAGATATAAGAATCAACCTATGGGGAAACCCTATCAGCCACGGAGTACAACTTCTGAACCAAACTCTATTGACAAAGGACAATAG
- a CDS encoding site-specific DNA-methyltransferase codes for MLPFQLIATDVATQQELQQVYISEHGILYQGDCLKLLSALPNESVNLVFADPPFNLGKEYGEGVSDRMELDKYLVWSQQWLGESIRVLKPGGSLFVFNLPKWCIEYGAYLNQKGMWFRHWIACRMPKAFPRGKKMSPAHYGLLYYTKGEPAVFNKVYTPIQVCRHCGGEIRDYGGHRKKLNEKGINLMDVWDMPEDVWEDAPEPDSSEVLWTLTEEMWTDIPPVRHRRHKKRIPNELAPIMLERIIAMASNPGEIVVDPFGGSGTTFYAAEKLHRYWIGSEIGDTEPAVERLTDLVNGIIEEWESARGSKKLKQRKTIASQLPIPYST; via the coding sequence ATGCTTCCTTTTCAACTGATTGCAACTGATGTTGCAACTCAACAAGAATTACAACAGGTTTACATTAGTGAGCATGGCATCCTCTATCAAGGAGACTGCCTTAAACTTCTGTCAGCATTGCCTAATGAGTCTGTAAATCTTGTATTTGCCGATCCACCCTTTAATCTTGGAAAAGAATACGGTGAAGGAGTAAGCGATCGGATGGAGTTAGACAAATATCTAGTCTGGTCGCAACAGTGGCTGGGGGAGAGCATCCGAGTACTTAAACCTGGTGGAAGTTTATTTGTATTCAACCTACCTAAATGGTGCATAGAGTATGGTGCATACCTCAATCAGAAAGGAATGTGGTTTCGGCATTGGATTGCTTGCAGAATGCCGAAAGCTTTTCCTCGTGGTAAAAAGATGTCTCCCGCTCACTACGGATTACTCTATTACACTAAAGGAGAACCAGCAGTCTTCAACAAAGTTTACACACCCATTCAAGTTTGTCGGCATTGTGGCGGAGAAATTCGTGACTATGGCGGACATCGAAAAAAGCTCAATGAAAAAGGCATCAACTTAATGGATGTCTGGGATATGCCAGAGGATGTTTGGGAGGATGCCCCTGAGCCTGATTCTAGTGAAGTTTTATGGACATTAACCGAGGAAATGTGGACTGATATTCCACCAGTTCGGCATCGTCGGCATAAAAAACGAATCCCCAACGAACTGGCTCCCATTATGTTAGAACGGATTATTGCAATGGCATCTAATCCCGGTGAGATTGTGGTTGATCCATTTGGAGGTTCTGGTACTACATTTTACGCAGCAGAAAAACTACACCGTTACTGGATTGGTTCAGAAATTGGGGATACAGAGCCAGCAGTAGAACGATTGACTGATTTGGTTAATGGAATTATAGAGGAATGGGAATCAGCAAGGGGAAGCAAGAAATTGAAGCAACGCAAAACTATTGCATCACAACTGCCAATTCCTTACTCTACATAG